A single Terriglobales bacterium DNA region contains:
- a CDS encoding polysaccharide deacetylase family protein — protein sequence MFTRRELFKTGFAALAASLSMDAAAATTQRAAPREAGRFWPEGIRLPVSLSLMFEAGGQPRREPPTPFGYFTPPPEYPDMPTVTWYRYGDCEGIPRMLDAMDKRNIKLTSHMIGAAVERNPGLAKEIVERGHEAAAHGARWDTQYKLTRGEESKFLREGTETVQRITGKRPIGFNAPGLRGTVNTLEILVELGYVYHIDDVSRDEPFLVELRNGRTIVVVPYAVYLNDIRAYESRFLSTEEFKNDLKNSFDWIYEEAAQRRRMLAITTHDRLLRPERVKVLTEFLDYIRTKPGVAFLRKDEIARIAANDPGTIREKFDDVYPGVL from the coding sequence ATGTTCACTCGCAGGGAGCTATTCAAGACCGGGTTTGCCGCGCTCGCGGCGAGCCTCAGCATGGATGCGGCGGCCGCCACCACGCAGCGCGCCGCCCCGCGCGAGGCCGGCAGGTTCTGGCCGGAGGGCATCCGGCTGCCGGTCTCGCTCTCGCTGATGTTCGAGGCGGGCGGGCAGCCGCGGCGCGAGCCGCCGACGCCCTTCGGGTATTTCACGCCGCCGCCGGAGTATCCCGACATGCCGACGGTGACCTGGTATCGCTACGGCGACTGCGAAGGCATCCCGCGCATGCTGGACGCGATGGACAAGCGCAACATCAAGCTGACTTCGCACATGATCGGAGCGGCGGTGGAGCGCAATCCGGGACTGGCGAAGGAGATCGTGGAACGCGGTCATGAGGCGGCCGCCCACGGCGCGCGCTGGGACACGCAGTACAAGCTGACCCGCGGCGAAGAGTCCAAGTTCCTGCGGGAGGGCACCGAAACGGTGCAGCGCATCACCGGCAAGCGCCCGATCGGGTTCAACGCTCCCGGGCTGCGCGGAACCGTGAACACGCTCGAGATCCTGGTCGAGCTGGGTTACGTCTACCACATCGACGACGTCAGCCGCGACGAGCCGTTCCTCGTCGAGCTGCGCAACGGGCGAACCATCGTCGTGGTGCCGTACGCCGTCTATCTCAATGACATCCGCGCTTACGAGTCGCGCTTTCTCTCGACCGAGGAGTTCAAGAACGACCTGAAGAACAGCTTCGACTGGATCTACGAAGAAGCCGCGCAGCGGCGGCGCATGCTGGCCATCACCACGCACGACCGCCTGCTGCGGCCCGAGCGGGTGAAGGTGCTGACCGAGTTCCTGGACTACATCCGCACGAAGCCGGGGGTCGCATTCCTGCGCAAGGACGAGATCGCGCGCATCGCGGCGAACGACCCCGGGACCATCCGCGAGAAGTTCGACGACGTGTACCCGGGCGTGCTGTGA
- a CDS encoding transporter substrate-binding domain-containing protein: MRRILVAAFLLAASVLAAAQSAAPAAAVKDLAPTGQLRAAINLVNTVLVQRDPATGKLNGISVELAQELARRLGVPLEYVIFEGAGKEFDSAGGGTWDIGFFAIDPRRSDTVDFTAPYVEFDGGYMVRVGSPVRTLADVDRLGTRIAVGQGSVYDLYLTSKLKNAELIRVQPASLSSVVETFTRDQLEVAAFIKIPLAQYVKSHPKLRLVRGSFMDIDQAIATPKGKGLAGRKYLAAFVEDMKDSGFVEDLLRRSGATDVSVAPAARSHVIPPAAQLKCELLPPSHRSDDTKVVTERIGPREGALGPTGNTYFLMPRAYKYVMVHLQPMSSDVAPYLVKLITRYADDTIYEPVVETIYPKAGSPQDWGPLEVMPREVPDEKIGNMFNVKVQSNYALEPRATGFSYTVSVEGCD; the protein is encoded by the coding sequence ATGCGTAGGATCTTGGTCGCGGCATTCTTGCTGGCAGCGAGCGTGCTGGCCGCAGCCCAGAGTGCGGCGCCGGCTGCCGCGGTGAAGGACCTGGCGCCCACCGGACAGCTGCGCGCCGCCATCAACCTGGTCAACACCGTGCTGGTGCAGCGCGATCCCGCGACCGGCAAGCTGAACGGCATCAGCGTCGAGCTCGCGCAGGAACTCGCCCGCCGCCTCGGCGTGCCGCTCGAGTACGTCATCTTCGAAGGCGCCGGCAAGGAGTTCGATTCCGCCGGCGGCGGCACCTGGGACATCGGCTTCTTCGCCATCGATCCCCGGCGCTCCGATACGGTCGACTTCACCGCGCCTTACGTGGAGTTCGACGGTGGATACATGGTGCGCGTCGGCTCGCCCGTGCGCACCCTCGCCGACGTCGACCGCCTCGGCACCCGCATCGCCGTCGGCCAGGGCTCGGTCTACGACCTCTACCTCACGAGCAAGCTGAAGAACGCTGAGTTGATCCGCGTCCAGCCCGCGTCGCTGAGCAGCGTCGTCGAGACTTTCACGCGCGACCAGCTCGAGGTCGCCGCTTTCATCAAGATCCCGCTCGCGCAGTACGTGAAGAGCCACCCCAAGTTGCGGCTGGTCCGCGGCAGCTTCATGGACATCGACCAGGCCATCGCCACGCCGAAAGGGAAGGGCCTCGCCGGCCGCAAGTACCTGGCCGCGTTCGTCGAGGACATGAAGGACTCCGGCTTCGTCGAGGACTTGCTGCGGCGCAGCGGCGCCACTGACGTCTCCGTCGCGCCGGCCGCGCGCTCCCACGTCATCCCGCCCGCCGCCCAGCTCAAGTGCGAATTGTTGCCGCCTTCTCACCGCAGCGACGACACGAAAGTCGTCACCGAAAGGATCGGCCCGCGCGAAGGCGCCCTGGGGCCGACCGGTAACACCTACTTCCTCATGCCGCGCGCCTACAAGTACGTGATGGTCCACCTCCAGCCCATGTCCTCCGACGTCGCGCCCTACCTCGTGAAGCTCATCACGCGCTACGCCGACGACACCATCTACGAGCCGGTCGTCGAGACCATCTACCCGAAGGCTGGGTCGCCGCAAGACTGGGGTCCGCTCGAGGTGATGCCGCGCGAAGTCCCGGACGAAAAGATCGGCAACATGTTCAACGTGAAGGTGCAGTCGAACTACGCGCTCGAGCCGCGCGCCACCGGATTTTCCTACACCGTGTCGGTCGAAGGCTGCGACTGA
- a CDS encoding DUF2490 domain-containing protein has translation MLRLRTIRLLAAATLALLCAMPAAPQEPGVWGEISVPLVRSERWLWMASTEMRTDEPLPRSTFIGRGASSARFVLGRGWSLRAGYWARLRGHGEITEGWQHGVNAGFSYPLPWTRAVGVGSTLYEHQFLPGGRPERNRLRQRFEFLWDTGKVSPWAGQELILQDGRGFAVARTRLGLAFTIPRGWELRAGYQFRTSKTTAGAWAPRHAILLQLRAPALFDLRKKKQQKEPEPEQQLEDLQQQ, from the coding sequence ATGCTCAGGCTTCGGACCATCCGGCTGCTCGCGGCGGCTACTCTCGCCCTGCTGTGCGCGATGCCCGCCGCGCCGCAGGAGCCGGGCGTGTGGGGCGAGATCTCGGTCCCGCTGGTTCGCTCGGAGCGCTGGCTCTGGATGGCGAGCACCGAGATGCGCACCGACGAGCCGCTGCCGCGCTCCACCTTCATCGGCCGCGGCGCGAGCTCCGCGCGCTTCGTGCTCGGACGCGGCTGGAGCCTGCGCGCCGGCTACTGGGCGCGCCTGCGCGGCCACGGCGAGATCACGGAAGGCTGGCAGCACGGCGTCAACGCCGGCTTCTCGTACCCGCTCCCTTGGACGCGCGCGGTTGGCGTTGGCAGCACGCTCTACGAGCACCAGTTCCTGCCCGGCGGCAGGCCCGAGCGCAACCGCCTGCGCCAGCGCTTCGAGTTTCTCTGGGACACCGGCAAGGTCTCGCCTTGGGCGGGGCAGGAGCTCATCCTGCAGGACGGCCGCGGCTTCGCTGTGGCCCGCACTCGCCTCGGCCTGGCTTTCACCATCCCGCGCGGTTGGGAGCTTCGCGCCGGCTACCAGTTCCGCACTTCGAAGACGACCGCCGGAGCGTGGGCGCCGCGCCACGCCATCCTGCTGCAACTGCGCGCGCCCGCCCTCTTCGACCTCCGCAAGAAGAAGCAGCAGAAAGAGCCCGAGCCCGAACAGCAATTGGAAGATCTGCAGCAGCAGTAG
- a CDS encoding NAD(P)-binding domain-containing protein, producing MDTLIAFLLAGALTLFFVRGYLKKLTAGKPHAAALPPRPQRPCPRCAKPMEKSVAFCPHCGAAMAMWIVHQAPQQTASVPGGKAGAPKPVINASLCIGCGSCVHVCPETGTLALDGGKAILSHPERCTGHAKCAEACPTQAITLSFGGVLQTMRVPLVRENFETNIPGVFIVGELCGMGLIKTAINEGKLVVDHLRARLQKAPAPASDEMYDVAIVGAGPAGLSASLSAQQHGLRYLTLEQGEIAATIRQYPRQKFLMAEPVEIPLYGTLYVGDGTKEALLSVWETIIRNTGVQIRTNEKVLAVERNSAGFHVRTATGDYRARNVVLAMGKRGSPRKLGAPGEELPKVSYRLIEADSYDDLDALVVGGGDSAVEAALALSRSGKNRVTLCHRGDDFPRLRERNREKLEAARAEGRVQIFTGARVTSITAGQVHLDVRGRPLTLPNHLVFVLIGGESPEEFLRKTGIEIVEKSLSA from the coding sequence ATGGACACCCTGATCGCATTCCTGCTTGCCGGCGCCCTCACGCTGTTCTTCGTTCGGGGCTACTTGAAGAAACTGACTGCGGGCAAGCCGCACGCCGCGGCTCTGCCGCCCAGGCCGCAGCGCCCGTGCCCGCGCTGCGCCAAGCCGATGGAGAAAAGCGTCGCCTTCTGCCCGCATTGCGGCGCCGCCATGGCGATGTGGATCGTCCACCAGGCGCCGCAGCAGACCGCGTCCGTCCCGGGGGGCAAGGCGGGCGCGCCGAAGCCCGTCATCAACGCCTCGCTCTGCATCGGCTGTGGCAGTTGCGTCCACGTCTGCCCGGAGACCGGCACGCTCGCCCTCGACGGCGGCAAGGCCATCCTCAGCCATCCCGAGCGCTGCACCGGGCACGCCAAGTGCGCCGAGGCCTGCCCCACGCAGGCCATCACGCTTTCCTTCGGCGGCGTGCTCCAGACCATGCGCGTGCCGCTGGTGCGCGAGAACTTCGAGACCAACATCCCGGGCGTATTCATCGTCGGCGAGCTCTGCGGCATGGGGCTCATCAAGACCGCGATCAACGAAGGCAAGCTCGTGGTCGACCACCTGCGCGCGCGCCTGCAGAAGGCGCCGGCCCCCGCTTCCGACGAGATGTACGACGTCGCCATCGTCGGCGCCGGCCCGGCTGGGCTGAGCGCGTCGCTCAGCGCGCAGCAGCACGGCCTGCGATACCTCACGCTCGAGCAGGGAGAGATCGCCGCCACCATCCGCCAGTATCCGCGGCAGAAATTCCTCATGGCCGAGCCCGTCGAGATCCCGCTCTACGGCACGCTCTACGTCGGCGACGGCACCAAGGAAGCCCTGCTCTCCGTCTGGGAGACGATCATTCGCAACACCGGCGTGCAGATCCGCACCAACGAGAAGGTGCTCGCGGTCGAACGCAACTCTGCCGGCTTCCACGTCCGCACCGCGACCGGCGACTACCGCGCGCGTAACGTGGTGCTGGCGATGGGGAAGCGCGGCTCGCCGCGCAAGCTCGGCGCGCCCGGCGAGGAACTGCCCAAGGTCTCCTATCGCCTCATCGAGGCCGACAGCTACGACGATCTCGACGCGCTCGTCGTGGGCGGCGGCGACTCCGCCGTGGAAGCCGCGCTCGCCCTCAGCCGCTCCGGGAAGAACCGCGTGACGCTCTGCCACCGTGGCGACGACTTCCCGCGTCTGCGCGAGCGCAACCGCGAGAAGCTGGAAGCCGCGCGCGCCGAGGGCCGCGTGCAAATCTTCACCGGGGCGCGAGTCACCAGCATCACCGCCGGCCAGGTCCACCTGGACGTGCGCGGCCGGCCGCTCACCCTCCCGAACCACCTGGTCTTCGTGCTCATCGGCGGCGAATCGCCCGAGGAGTTCCTTCGTAAGACCGGCATCGAGATCGTGGAGAAGTCTTTGAGCGCATAA